The genomic window ATAATTGGTTTGATTTGTTTATTTATCTTTGCTTAACATAAAACAAAAAACTATGATTGAAGCCAATAATCCCCTCTTAAAATCATGGATTTCAGTACCTAATGGTAGTGATTTTCCTATTCAAAATATTCCTTTTGGAGTAGCTAGTATAAATAATGAAAGTGTTGCTGTAAGTCGAATCGGAGATACAGTGATAAATCTCTCAAAATTATTTGAACTAGATTTATTTAATGCTATTTTAGATGAAAACCTTTTCAAAAGTGAATTTTTGAACTCTTTTTTAAAAAAGGATAAAGAAACTTGGCGTGCAGTTAGAAATCAACTTTCTGTTATTTTTCAGGATGAAAGCTATAAATCAAAAATAGAAAGCTCTCTTTCTGATATAAATGAGGTGACAATGCAAATGCCAGTAAAGGTCGGTGATTACACTGATTTTTACTCTTCAAGACAACACGCTTATAATGTGGGATGCATGTTTAGAGATCCTGATAACGCATTGTTGCCAAATTGGCTTCATATCCCTGTGGGATACCACGGAAGAGCATCTTCAATAATTCTTTCAGGACAAAGCATTCATAGACCTAAAGGTCAGCAGATGCCAGTAGGTGCAGAAAGCCCCGTATTTGGACCTTGTAAACTGTTAGATTTTGAGCTTGAGATGGCCTTTATTACTGGTGAAGGAAAACCTCTAGGTCAACACATTGACATTTCTGAAGCAGAGGATTACATTTTTGGAATGGTTATCTTTAATGATTGGTCTGCTCGAGATATTCAAAAATGGGAGTATGTTCCGCTTGGACCCTTTTTAGCAAAAAACTTTGCCTCCTCTATTTCTCCATGGATAGTAACTCTAGATGCCTTAGAACCCTTTAGATGTGAAGGTGAAAAGCAAGAGCCAGAAGTATTACCCTATCTTAAATTTTCAGGCAATAAAAACATAGACATCAATTTGGAAGTACAAATTGGTTCCGATAATTTTGAACCACATACAGTATCTAAATCGAATTATAAGTACATGTATTGGAATATGAATCAACAATTGGCTCACCATACTATAAACGGTTGTGATATTCACGCCGGAGATATGATGGCTTCTGGTACTATTTCTGGAAATGATGAAAGTGCTTATGGTTCAATGCTAGAGCTATCATGGAAAGGTACTAAACCAATAGAAATGCCTGATGGAAGTGAACGTAAGTTCATTAATGATGGTGATACAGTAGTCATGAAAGCATATTGTGAGAAAGATGGTGTAAGGATTGGTTTCGATGAAGTAAAAACCAAAGTCCTTCCAACTTATTAATCCAATAAAAAAATATAGTGCAGTCGATAAACGTTGATATAGAAAGAAAAGAAATCCTTAATAGATATAGAGGGTTACTAAGAGACTGCAGTGATAAAACCACTAAAGAAGATAAAAAGAAAATACGTAAAGCCTTTAACATTGCTGTTGAAGCTCATAAGGATATGCGTAGAAAATCTGGTGAGCCATACATCTACCATCCGATTGATGTAGCTAGAATTGCAGCTAAAGAAATTGGTCTTAGCACTACTTCTATTATCTGTTCTCTTCTACATGATGTTGTTGAAGATACAGACTACACCCTTGAAGATATTGAAAGATTATTTGATTCTAAAGTTGCGCGAATCATCGATGGTCTTACTAAGATATCTGAAGTATACGACCAAAACGTTTCTATGCAGGCAGAGAACTTCAGAAAGATGCTTCTTACTCTCTCTGATGATATCAGGGTTATTCTAATAAAGTTAGCAGATCGTTTGCACAATATGCGAACACTTTCTTCAATGCCAAAGCATAAACAATTAAAAATTGCATCAGAAACACTATACTTATACGCTCCACTTGCACATAGATTAGGGCTATACGCTATTAAAACTGAACTTGAAGATTTAGGGCTAAAGTATACTAAATCCGAAATTTATAAGGCAATCTCTGAAAAACTTGCACAGAGTAAAGCTGCTAGAGTAAGATATATCAATAAGTTTGTTCAACCCATTAAGGAAGAACTAAATAATCAGAGTTTTAATTACAGTATAAAAGGTAGGCCTAAATCCATCTTTTCTATTCGTAGTAAAATGATTAAGCAAGGTGTTGAATTCGAGGAAGTTTTTGACAAATTTGCCATTAGAATAATTGTTAAATCTAATAAGGAAAATGAAAAATCCGATTGTTGGAGAATTTATTCAATAGTCACTGATTTCTATAGACCTAACCCTGACCGATTAAGAGATTGGATATCTACACCTAAAGCAAATGGATATGAGTCATTGCATACTACTGTAATGGGGCCAAATGGAAAATGGGTAGAAGTACAAATTCGTACAGAACGAATGGACGATATAGCCGAAAAAGGCTTTGCTGCCCACTGGAAATATAAAAATAGCTCAAAGGAATCAAATCTTGATAATTGGATAAATCGTATAAGAGAATTACTAGAAAGTCCAAATGCCAATGCCATTGATTTTGTAGATGACTTTAAAATGAATTTGTTTTCGGAAGAAATATTCATTTTCACTCCAAATGGAGACCTTAAAACATTACCAAAAGACGCTACACCAATAGATTTTGCATA from Flavobacteriales bacterium includes these protein-coding regions:
- the fahA gene encoding fumarylacetoacetase; the protein is MIEANNPLLKSWISVPNGSDFPIQNIPFGVASINNESVAVSRIGDTVINLSKLFELDLFNAILDENLFKSEFLNSFLKKDKETWRAVRNQLSVIFQDESYKSKIESSLSDINEVTMQMPVKVGDYTDFYSSRQHAYNVGCMFRDPDNALLPNWLHIPVGYHGRASSIILSGQSIHRPKGQQMPVGAESPVFGPCKLLDFELEMAFITGEGKPLGQHIDISEAEDYIFGMVIFNDWSARDIQKWEYVPLGPFLAKNFASSISPWIVTLDALEPFRCEGEKQEPEVLPYLKFSGNKNIDINLEVQIGSDNFEPHTVSKSNYKYMYWNMNQQLAHHTINGCDIHAGDMMASGTISGNDESAYGSMLELSWKGTKPIEMPDGSERKFINDGDTVVMKAYCEKDGVRIGFDEVKTKVLPTY
- a CDS encoding bifunctional (p)ppGpp synthetase/guanosine-3',5'-bis(diphosphate) 3'-pyrophosphohydrolase encodes the protein MQSINVDIERKEILNRYRGLLRDCSDKTTKEDKKKIRKAFNIAVEAHKDMRRKSGEPYIYHPIDVARIAAKEIGLSTTSIICSLLHDVVEDTDYTLEDIERLFDSKVARIIDGLTKISEVYDQNVSMQAENFRKMLLTLSDDIRVILIKLADRLHNMRTLSSMPKHKQLKIASETLYLYAPLAHRLGLYAIKTELEDLGLKYTKSEIYKAISEKLAQSKAARVRYINKFVQPIKEELNNQSFNYSIKGRPKSIFSIRSKMIKQGVEFEEVFDKFAIRIIVKSNKENEKSDCWRIYSIVTDFYRPNPDRLRDWISTPKANGYESLHTTVMGPNGKWVEVQIRTERMDDIAEKGFAAHWKYKNSSKESNLDNWINRIRELLESPNANAIDFVDDFKMNLFSEEIFIFTPNGDLKTLPKDATPIDFAYEIHTEVGSRCLGAKVNGKLVPFSHSLKSGDQVEIITSNKQSPKEDWLSFVKTSRAKSKIKNALKEEKKKIASEGKEILKRKLRHIKVTLDHNTENEMLKYFNLKNSLDMYYMFGVGALNNKHIRSYVNTKNQGWYGLLKRRIYSKDASKSEEKIKIPKNKPTVIFGDDQQVLDYKLAKCCSSIQGDEIFGFTTINDGLKVHNVNCPNAIQLQSRYAYRIIPAKWATVENLEYSSVLKISGYDQIGLVSKITKLISNEMNVNISSINIKSNDGVFDGRISVLVINKVHLENLINKLENIEGVESVVRL